A stretch of the uncultured Trichococcus sp. genome encodes the following:
- a CDS encoding Pycsar system effector family protein: MENDEKMEKKEDLLDRLNRVLEWIRACDTKASILLAVIGLIMTIFSSEYFFTKYKQIIKYNLNNFDFSKFLFFFILIIFLLLFIFGIICLVLELNPSLISKRNANRDINSLYFFESIANKELAQFKQEILETSIDDDLEDISTQIYINSKICTRKYKLTKFGVLCSMTGTFGIITMFFIGWLILIAN, translated from the coding sequence ATGGAAAATGATGAGAAAATGGAGAAGAAAGAAGATTTACTTGATCGATTGAATAGAGTTTTAGAATGGATTAGAGCATGCGATACTAAAGCATCAATTCTTTTAGCAGTTATTGGTTTAATAATGACAATTTTTAGTTCGGAATATTTCTTTACAAAATATAAACAGATCATCAAGTATAACTTAAATAACTTTGACTTCTCAAAATTTTTATTCTTCTTCATTTTAATTATTTTCTTACTTTTATTTATATTTGGAATTATTTGTTTGGTCCTTGAACTGAACCCTTCTCTCATTTCAAAGAGAAATGCTAACAGGGATATCAATTCCTTGTATTTTTTCGAATCAATTGCAAATAAAGAATTAGCTCAGTTTAAGCAAGAAATATTAGAAACGAGTATTGATGATGATTTAGAGGACATTTCAACACAAATATATATAAATTCCAAGATTTGCACCAGAAAATACAAACTTACTAAATTTGGTGTTTTATGCTCAATGACTGGGACTTTTGGAATAATTACGATGTTTTTTATTGGGTGGCTTATATTAATCGCAAACTAA
- a CDS encoding UvrD-helicase domain-containing protein: MNKVILAPAGGKKTQTIIDMCCDDGTPKEILILTYTTTGQKVIQDRLWKRKSVNNHIEVMGWFSFLLNHIIKPYINNLFPDQEVNGLHFVEGVDPVRFQTGNRRYFDPAGKVYSHNIGKLSLDILNASEGECIERLQGIYDEIFIDEVQDLAGNDLDIIELLFKSKIKVVAVGDVRQSIYSTSKADRKNKKYKGLNKILWFRDMESKNLCEIEERTSTWRCNQEIVNFADSVLPKDLEFPTTESLQDLETEHDGVFVVSWENLQGYMNMYHPKCYRYRIDSKILEGSEAINFGLCKGETVLRALIYPTEPMKKFLKNPLLNLADTSAAQFYVAVTRAMHSVAIVVEKPGEYNIKEWTPE; the protein is encoded by the coding sequence ATGAATAAAGTAATATTGGCACCAGCGGGCGGTAAAAAAACGCAAACGATAATTGATATGTGTTGTGATGACGGAACACCCAAAGAAATACTGATATTAACTTATACAACTACCGGTCAAAAGGTAATACAGGATAGGCTATGGAAAAGGAAATCTGTTAATAATCATATTGAAGTGATGGGCTGGTTTTCATTTTTACTTAATCACATTATTAAACCATATATAAATAACCTCTTTCCAGATCAAGAAGTAAACGGGTTACATTTTGTTGAAGGTGTCGATCCTGTCAGGTTTCAAACAGGGAATAGGCGATATTTTGATCCCGCAGGGAAAGTTTACAGTCACAATATTGGAAAACTATCATTGGATATTTTAAATGCCAGTGAAGGTGAGTGTATAGAAAGATTACAGGGGATTTATGATGAGATATTCATTGATGAGGTTCAAGATTTGGCGGGTAATGATTTAGATATAATTGAATTGCTATTTAAATCCAAGATTAAAGTTGTTGCTGTGGGCGATGTAAGGCAATCAATATATAGTACTAGTAAAGCAGATCGGAAAAACAAAAAATATAAAGGCCTCAATAAAATACTTTGGTTTAGAGATATGGAATCCAAAAATCTATGCGAAATTGAAGAAAGAACCTCCACATGGCGATGCAACCAAGAGATTGTTAATTTTGCAGATTCAGTTTTACCCAAAGATTTAGAATTTCCAACTACAGAATCTTTACAGGATTTGGAAACAGAACATGACGGTGTATTTGTGGTTAGTTGGGAAAATCTTCAAGGGTATATGAATATGTACCATCCAAAGTGCTATAGATATAGAATTGACAGCAAAATTTTAGAAGGTTCTGAAGCTATAAATTTTGGACTTTGTAAGGGAGAGACTGTTCTGCGAGCGCTAATTTATCCAACAGAACCAATGAAGAAATTTTTGAAAAATCCGTTGCTTAACTTAGCGGATACAAGTGCAGCGCAATTCTATGTAGCTGTGACTAGAGCTATGCATTCAGTTGCAATAGTTGTAGAGAAGCCAGGGGAATATAATATCAAAGAATGGACACCGGAATAA
- a CDS encoding AAA family ATPase has product MKSNNEKNLSKVKIRNGVNTLIERIHVRNYRTFNTLDLKPKDGMNIIVGNNDAGKSTLLEAISLVLNGRLNGRWIGDELNPYWFNTEVVRDFFDAFNKGEEVIPPSILIELYFGKEDQPQKLRGKNNSFSLDCPGVSLSVEPDPEYYTQIQAYLQGDHPPLLPVEYYKINWKGFDGNALNKRPMELKTAIIDGRTIRSTRGIDIQTRQMLSDYIDGKDSADISVAYRQAKYQLTETMLKQVNQQIQEGTRDIHSHELGLQLDQSSSANWESAIIPHIDSVPFSMAGQGQQVLMKLALALKSSEEKSNFVIIEEPENHLSHTSLTGVVNLIDRLSSGRQTFIATHSSYVLNRLGLDRLILIHKGQTAEFDNLSADTIEYFKKQSGYDTLRLVLARKLVIVEGPTDEMLFNRAYFDSSGKYPIDDEIDVVTQGTRNRRALELCHVLNRSVVVLRDVDKQTPEYWKDKAKEYLKDGEREMFIGLREEGETLEPQMIFANQTQEPILKTIVGCPDEQDLCGYMTSNKTEVAWLIANSTTTINYPQYILDAIRFVKSL; this is encoded by the coding sequence TTGAAATCGAATAATGAAAAAAATTTATCAAAAGTAAAAATAAGAAATGGGGTAAACACATTGATTGAAAGAATTCATGTTAGAAATTACCGCACATTTAATACATTAGATTTAAAGCCGAAAGATGGAATGAACATTATTGTAGGTAACAATGACGCTGGAAAATCAACTTTATTAGAAGCAATTTCCCTAGTGCTAAATGGTAGATTAAATGGCCGTTGGATCGGAGACGAACTGAATCCCTATTGGTTTAATACTGAAGTTGTGCGGGATTTTTTTGATGCTTTTAATAAAGGTGAAGAAGTAATACCTCCTTCCATATTGATCGAACTATATTTTGGGAAAGAAGATCAACCTCAAAAATTACGAGGGAAAAACAACTCATTCAGCCTTGATTGCCCAGGCGTTTCACTAAGCGTTGAACCGGATCCAGAGTACTATACTCAAATACAGGCTTATTTACAAGGTGACCATCCACCGTTACTTCCTGTGGAGTACTATAAAATAAATTGGAAAGGATTCGATGGTAACGCTTTGAATAAACGTCCAATGGAATTAAAGACGGCTATTATTGACGGGCGAACTATTCGATCAACCAGAGGGATTGACATACAAACAAGGCAAATGTTATCAGATTATATAGATGGAAAAGATAGTGCTGATATTTCGGTAGCGTATCGGCAAGCAAAATATCAATTGACCGAAACAATGTTAAAACAGGTAAACCAACAAATTCAAGAAGGGACTAGAGATATCCACAGTCATGAGTTGGGGCTACAATTAGATCAGTCATCTTCAGCAAATTGGGAATCTGCAATAATACCGCATATTGATTCTGTACCCTTTAGCATGGCGGGACAAGGCCAACAAGTTTTAATGAAATTAGCTTTAGCGCTAAAATCCTCAGAGGAAAAGAGCAACTTTGTAATCATTGAGGAACCTGAAAATCATTTATCCCATACATCATTAACAGGGGTAGTAAATCTGATTGATAGATTGTCTTCTGGAAGGCAGACATTTATTGCGACACATAGTTCCTATGTGTTGAACAGATTAGGTTTGGATCGACTAATACTGATACATAAGGGACAAACAGCCGAATTTGATAATTTATCGGCAGATACAATAGAATATTTTAAAAAACAATCTGGGTATGATACTCTTCGTCTCGTATTAGCAAGAAAACTTGTTATTGTTGAAGGGCCAACAGATGAGATGCTGTTTAATCGGGCATACTTTGATAGTTCAGGTAAGTATCCAATTGACGATGAAATTGATGTAGTCACACAAGGGACAAGGAATCGTCGAGCTCTCGAATTATGTCATGTCTTGAATCGCTCAGTAGTTGTGCTACGCGATGTGGATAAACAAACTCCTGAATATTGGAAAGATAAAGCAAAAGAATATCTGAAAGATGGTGAAAGGGAGATGTTCATAGGTTTAAGGGAGGAAGGAGAAACTTTAGAACCTCAAATGATTTTTGCCAACCAGACACAAGAACCAATTTTAAAGACAATAGTGGGTTGCCCTGATGAGCAAGATTTATGTGGTTATATGACATCAAACAAAACAGAAGTTGCATGGCTTATAGCAAATAGTACAACGACCATAAATTATCCTCAGTATATTTTAGATGCTATTCGTTTTGTGAAAAGCCTATGA
- a CDS encoding PTS sugar transporter subunit IIA, whose protein sequence is MDFRLDRDLDQLQAAISHSENSSRSETIQLFDRNHFYYFEHPSTKAELLNTIVGKLVEDKYAPEDFLASILEREELGQTNLNNILAIPHPMSLLAFKSVVPVAVIPNGIDWGDGHLVKFVFLFSITKRDYANTEYIYDLFLELMDQTDKQEQILSNPCFDHFMSVIEKLTVVS, encoded by the coding sequence TTGGACTTTCGACTGGATAGGGATCTGGACCAGCTTCAGGCCGCCATCAGCCACTCTGAAAACAGCAGTCGTTCGGAAACGATCCAGTTATTCGATAGGAATCATTTTTACTATTTCGAGCATCCATCGACAAAGGCAGAACTGCTGAATACCATTGTTGGAAAGCTTGTAGAGGACAAGTATGCTCCAGAAGACTTTTTGGCAAGCATACTTGAAAGGGAAGAACTTGGCCAAACCAATCTAAATAATATCCTGGCCATCCCACATCCGATGTCGTTGTTGGCATTCAAGTCCGTTGTCCCTGTAGCTGTGATCCCGAACGGCATCGATTGGGGAGACGGCCACCTTGTGAAATTCGTCTTCCTGTTCTCGATAACGAAGCGAGACTATGCGAACACAGAATATATTTATGACTTATTTCTAGAATTGATGGATCAAACCGATAAACAGGAACAGATTCTGAGTAACCCTTGCTTTGATCATTTCATGTCTGTCATAGAAAAATTGACTGTTGTGTCCTAA
- a CDS encoding acylneuraminate cytidylyltransferase family protein has protein sequence MNILMTICGRAGSKGLKGKNLMTFNGHPLIHYTLSAIDLFKKVVDVDIDVALNTDSEELKDMIHNYPEILMVERKAEFATDTASKISVIKDSYLECKRIRQKEYDYVIDLDLTSPLRTVSDILRLLERKISQPELDVVFSVVPSRRNPFFNMVKEEGNYVTLVNNSSFTARQQAPSIYDMNASMYLYDTTFLDNKEAIFDGVCGIIEMKDYLILDIDSEEDFEWMSYLYERFLLEDEGLNEIRNNIGDWAKNS, from the coding sequence ATGAATATACTAATGACAATTTGCGGACGTGCAGGTTCAAAAGGATTAAAAGGTAAAAATTTAATGACTTTTAATGGTCACCCTCTTATTCACTACACACTTTCCGCAATAGATTTATTTAAAAAAGTGGTAGATGTTGATATTGATGTGGCTCTTAATACGGATAGTGAAGAGCTGAAAGATATGATTCATAATTATCCAGAAATATTAATGGTTGAAAGAAAAGCGGAGTTTGCCACGGACACCGCTAGTAAGATTTCTGTTATTAAGGATTCATATTTAGAATGCAAAAGGATTCGCCAAAAAGAATATGACTATGTCATTGATTTAGATCTAACATCACCTTTACGAACAGTTTCGGACATTTTAAGACTTTTAGAAAGAAAGATTTCTCAACCAGAGTTGGATGTTGTTTTTTCTGTTGTACCTTCTAGGAGGAATCCATTTTTTAATATGGTCAAAGAAGAAGGAAACTACGTAACATTGGTTAACAATTCTAGTTTTACAGCTAGACAACAAGCTCCAAGTATTTATGATATGAACGCTAGTATGTATTTATATGACACAACTTTTCTTGACAATAAAGAAGCTATTTTCGATGGTGTGTGCGGCATTATTGAAATGAAAGATTATTTAATTTTAGATATAGATTCTGAGGAAGATTTTGAATGGATGTCCTATTTATATGAACGGTTTCTTCTCGAAGATGAGGGGCTTAATGAAATTCGAAATAATATTGGTGATTGGGCCAAAAACAGCTGA